In the Caldilineales bacterium genome, one interval contains:
- a CDS encoding DUF4276 family protein, whose product MKRLLIYVEGQTEETFVRDLLAPHLWTLGLHPEPTLARTKRTKSGLTFKGGITSYARVKNDISRLLGDRGAAGVSTMLDYYHLPGDFPGKANLPPGSCFDRVRHLENRFRDDIDHPAFLPFLTLHEFEALLFSQPEQIEAAFPDLHLKDRMSLEALPFASPEEINEGESTHPAARIAKHIPAYRKRVHGPLIAERIGLDIIRSKCSHLDTWLTRLESLA is encoded by the coding sequence ATGAAGCGCCTTCTGATCTACGTCGAAGGGCAGACAGAAGAAACCTTCGTGCGCGACCTGCTGGCGCCGCACTTGTGGACGCTTGGCCTGCATCCTGAGCCTACCCTGGCGCGCACCAAACGCACCAAGTCTGGTCTCACATTCAAGGGCGGGATTACATCGTATGCACGTGTGAAGAACGACATCAGCCGACTGTTGGGCGACAGAGGAGCGGCCGGCGTCAGCACGATGCTCGACTACTACCATCTGCCCGGCGATTTCCCCGGCAAGGCCAATCTACCACCAGGTTCTTGTTTCGACCGCGTCCGGCATCTCGAAAACCGCTTCCGTGATGATATCGATCATCCCGCCTTCTTGCCATTTCTTACTCTGCATGAATTCGAGGCCCTTCTGTTCTCGCAGCCTGAGCAAATCGAAGCGGCCTTCCCCGATCTGCACTTGAAAGACAGGATGAGCCTGGAAGCTCTGCCCTTTGCCTCGCCGGAGGAGATCAACGAGGGCGAGAGCACCCATCCTGCAGCCCGCATCGCCAAGCATATCCCCGCCTATCGCAAACGAGTGCACGGGCCACTCATCGCCGAGCGCATCGGTCTGGATATCATAAGATCGAAGTGCAGTCACCTCGACACTTGGTTGACCAGGCTGGAATCGCTGGCCTAA